The sequence ATCAGTGGTGGAGATAATAAGTACCAGCCCTCTGGAAATGTTGGATTAACCTTTACCTACAGTCCAATAGCCCATTTAGGTTTAGGTGCCGACCTTCTGTACAGCATCGAGGGTGGCAAGCGCCAGTCGGGGGCCAATAATATTATTACCCGGGCGGATTATATACGTGTCCCACTGAAAGTGAAATACTTTTTTGGGCAATATGGTGATCGCCTTCGCCCTAAAATCGAGATCGGACCATCCTTTGGCTTCCTGGTTGGCGGGCACCAGGTCGTTGAAACAGTTGATAAGGGAGAACAGCTTTCCCGTTCCAATACAAAGGATATCGCTAATGGATTTGATGTAGGTATCACAGCAGGGGCTGGCCTGAATTACCGCCTGATGCAAGGCACATGGTTGCTGGCCGATATATCCTATTACCATGGACTTACCAATATTTACCAGAATTCAGCCCTGGATGGCAGGAACAGGAATATCGGATTCAACCTGGGTGTTGCGTTTGGTATCGGCAAGGCGGTGAAGTGATTACCGGAATGAATAACATATTGACAAATAAAAAGAAGCTATGCAAATAAATATCAGGATGATGCTCATTGGAGCATCTGTAATTAGTATCGGGTTTGGTGCCTGTAAAACAATGAATAACACCAAGAAGGGCGTCCTTATTGGCGCAGGTGCCGGTGGCGTTGTAGGTGCTGGGGTTGGCAAAGCCGCAGGTAACACAGCTGTTGGCGCCATCGTTGGTGCGGCTGTTGGCGGAGTGACTGGCGGCATAATTGGCCGCAATATGGATAAGCAGGCGAAGGAAATGGAAAGTATACCAGGTGCAAAGGTTGAACGTGTTGGGGAAGGTATTAATGTAACATTTGATTCAGGCGTGCTATTTCCAACCGATGGATCATCTGTCTCATCAGGTGCGCAGGGCAAACTGGATGAACTCGCAACCATTCTTGCAAAATACCCTGATACCTATGTTTTGGTAGAAGGGCATACTGATGCTACCGGAACCAGGTCGTATAATAAAAAACTTTCCCATAAAAGGGCTGCATCGGTAAGTGAATACCTGAAAGAACGTAATATAAAAGATAGCCGCGTAAGGTCTGCCTGGTACGGAGAGGACCAGCCTAAATATCCGAATGATACGGATGCTAATATGGCCCAGAACAGGCGGGTTGAATTTGCGATCTATGCGAATGAAGAAGGCGTAAGGAAAGCGAAAGAGGCCGCTGGTTCATAACTATTTGGTGATTGCTTAATGGCGGGTAATAAAATGGTTTGCAAACCTGTTTTTTTTGGGTAAGTTGTACATTAATTAAAATTACCCGCCATTAATAACCAGAAATGAACCGTAGCTATTATACCGTTGGCCTGATTATGCTCACGTTTTTTGTGATCTCTTTCCTTACGAATATTATAGGTCCCCTGGTTCCGGATATCATCAAGGGGTTTGACCTAAGCCTAACACTGGTCGCCTTGCTGCCCTTTGCCTTTTTCATTGCATATGGTGTAATGTCAATTCCAACCGGTATGATGTTGGAACGTTACAAGGAAAAAAAAGTAATGGTGGCGGCTTTCGTGGTATCCTTTCTGGGGTCCCTCATGCTGGCGCTTTTCCCCAATTACCTCAGCGCAGTTTTATCCTTGTTCCTGATCGGTTGTGGAATGGCCATGTTGCAGGTGGTCATCAATCCATTGCTTCGTACTTCTGGCGGGGAAGAACATTATGCCTTCAATTCCATCCTGGCACAATTAATTTTTGGGCTCGCCTCTTTTGTTAGCCCACTCGTATATTCCAGTATGGTATCCAGGCTGCAGGGCCCATCGATAACGACCGGGATGATGGCGCTTTTGCAAAAAAATACACCTGGCCATTTGCCCTGGATTTCCCTTTATTGGTTATTTGCCGTGATTTCCCTGGCCATGATTGTTATTATCATCTTTTCCCGCTTCCCGAAAGTTGAACTTAGCCAGGATGAAAAGGCCGGGACTATACAGACTTATATCGACCTGTTCAAAAAACGGGTGGTTGTCCTTTATTTCTTTGGCTTATTTTGTTATGTGGGTACAGAACAGGGTGTGGCCAACTGGATATCACAATTCCTGAGTACCTACCACGGCTATGATCCCCAAAAGACCGGCGCAGAGATTGTGGCTTATTTCTGGGGCCTGATGACTGCCGGTGGCGTATTGGGTTTACTACTGGTAAAGCTGATGGATAGCAGGAAAGTATTGATCCTCTTTTCCGTATTAGCGCTGGTATCTTTAACGGTGGCGCTTTTTGGTCCGGGTAACTGGGCCCTGGTCGCCTTTCCTATGTTTGGTTTTTTCGCATCAGTGTTTTATCCGATAATATTTTCCCTGGCCCTGAATTCTGTTACAGAGCACCATGGTTCATTTGCGGGCATCCTGGTGACCGGTATTGTAGGCGGGGCTGTGATCCCGCTGATCGTGGGCTGGCTGGGTGATTTGCTTGGACTGCGTTACGGAATGTTATTCATCTACATAACCATGGGATATATTTTAAGTATTGGATTCTGGGCACGCCCCATTGTTACTAATAAAACCATCAGCAGGAGGAAAAAAGAATCGATCAGCTAATTCATACAAAAGAATAGGATGCAAGACAAACTGGTAATAGGAATCGACCTGGGTGCAACGAATATCCGGGGTGGACTGGTCTCAGGAAATGTGATCACTAACGCGCATGGCAAACCGATACGCAGTCATGGAACAAAGGAAGAGGTGTTACAGGATATATTTGATATTACAGACCAGCTGGTGAATGAAAAGGTTGCAGGTATTGGCATTGGCGTTCCCAGTGTGGTAGACCTTGCAGAAGGCATAGTATATGATGTGCAATACATTCCTTCCTGGAAAGAAGTGCCTCTAAAAAAGCTCATGGAAGAACGGTACAAAGTGCCGGTCTTTGTAAATAATGATGCCAATTGTTTTGCCCTGGGAGAGTTTTATTTTGGCAAAGGCATTGGTGCCGAACATATGATCGGACTCACACTGGGAACGGGTATTGGTGCAGGTGTGATTATTAACAAGCGACTGTATGCCGGACCTAATTGTGGTGCCGGGGAATTCGGCATGGCCGATTATCTTGACCACCATTATGAATATTACGCCAGCGGCCAGTTTTTCCAGAATGTTTACCATACCGACGGCCAGATCGTACATAAGCGCGCGCAGGCCGGTGATCCAAGATCCCTTCAATGGTATGCAGAGATGGGTACCCACCTGGGCAATACAATCAAGCTGGTCTTGTATGCCTATGATCCGCCGTTGATTGTTTTTGGTGGTTCAGTCAGGCTTGCTTATCCCTTTTTTCAAAAAACAATGTGGGAGCGCATCAACACTTTTGCCTATACGAGAACGCTGAAGCGATTGCGCATTGAATTATCCGAACTGCAAAACAGTGGCATACTGGGTGCAGCCGGATTGTATTATGATGCTGAAAAATAATTCCATCATTTATTTTGTTGCAGGAAGGAAACAACTGTTGCACTGAATTCCGGAGTATGCCATGCTGAGCCATGGGTGCCGGGCGTTTCAACAAACCATGCGTTGGGAATTAGTGCTGCCAGTTCCTGGCCTTTACCATTGTCTTTGTCCTCAACCCCGCATACTACCAAAACTTTTTGCCTGATCCGGCCCAACTCTTCCTTACTGGTTGAAGGTTGCCCATATTGCTGGTAGGCCAGTGCAAGCTGGTCCAGGTTATTTTCTTTTATCCTTTTATAAAACGGAGCAAACGCAACAGTGGTATCATTCATCAGGGCATTATAGAAAGCGATCCGCCTAGGCCATTGCGGATTAGTGAAATCTGCGCCCATCCCGCCTAATACTGTAGCCTGAATATGTTTGTCAAGTACCAGTAGGCGGGCCAGTATGATTGATCCCCGGGAATATCCCAGTGCAAAATAATTTTTGAAGCCGAGTGAATGGATCAATCCCATAAGGTCCTTTGCTTCGGCGTCATTCAGGTACGCAATACTGTCGTGTGGTTTGTCAGATTTTCCATTACCCCTGAGGTCAACAGTGATGACTGAAAAACCGCAAGTCACAAGTTGGTTATACAGATCAATTTTTTTCCAATCTTCGCCGGTGCCCGTGAAACCATGAACCAGCAATACAGGAAAACCATTTCCTTTTACTTCATAATAGATCCTTGTACTGTCGAAGGAGGTAAAATGTCCTGACTTATTATTCTGCGCAAAGCCGCTAACACATAACCAACAGGCAACTACCACAAAACATGAACGTATTCCCATACTTTAAATGTTGGTAAGATGGATTAATGCGACTGTTTCAATAGTTTAAATGCTACTGCAAGCATTAGAATCGAGCCCGGAAAAATCAGCATAGTCCATTCCAGCTGGTTTTCAGCTATAACAATCTTCGAAACATAATAAACGAAAATGGTCGTTAATAGCATTTCCCACATGATATATTTGAGCTGTGAAAAATTTTCTATGTTAAGCCAGGGCAGTTCGTACCCATTCATGAAATTGGTCTTTGGTAAAAACAGTTTTGCTATACCCAGGGCGAATATGACGAAAAATAGTGCAATCAAAAAACTATCCAGTGATTCAGCAATCATCACCCCGGGTTTGTCTTCAACTCTTCCGTGTGCCAAAATCATATAGGCATGTATGCTTCTATATATTCCCATGATCATGAAAAGCAGACCGTTCAGAAGAACCAGGGATACAATTATTGATATACAGAACCTGATTATTTTACTCATAATGAAGCTGTTGAACTGAAAGATACCCTAAAATTTTGCTGTAATTATACAATATACTGATGATTTTCGGGCTTTATTTTTCGATCTCATAGGGTACAATCTGTTTAAAAAGATCCATTGATTTAATTGCCATATTACACGCCTGCCCGGTAAAAATCAGCCGGAACCATTTTCTATCCTCGTTCCCAAATTTATGATTGAAGAATAACTATCCGGAAATAAATTTAAAGGCTTTTGTGGTGGCGAAATGGTCCACCTATATTGCAGATGATTTGCTGGATGCGGTCTTTTGTATTTGCTGCCTTTTCGATTTCACAGTACAGTTCCTGTGTTGTGGGTGCTACTTTTCTTTCCTGATTTTGAACTGTGCAATGATGTATTGTTCAAGAAAGTGATAATATATTTCCCGGCCTTCCTGCCGTAGTTCCAGCAACTGGCATTCATTCAGGATCCTGATGTTTTTGGATATGGCCCGTCGGGTGGGGTCGGTAATGGCCTGGAATATATCTCGTCTTTTGTGGGTGATATTATTAAGCAGCTGATTGGTTGCAAATATTAGCGCAACTGTTTGGTTTCGCAATTTTATTTTTGGGGAGGGAAATTTACCGGCTCTGCTTTTCTTTACCTTTTTGCCACATGGGTTTTGCTTTCAGCACCTTTTTATAAATTGTACAATCTGGTGAATGGGCGCCTTCAAGGTATCCGATACTCATTAAGAACTCATTCACAATTTCCCCGCCAGTGAATTTGAAGGTTTTCTTAAACAGTTTGACCCACTCTTCTTTTGTCCTGGGATGTTGATGACTCAGCCATTTTTCGAATGAACCATATTCTTTCTGAAGCAGGAGAATGGTTTTGGCGTTCTCAATAGCCGCATTAACTTTCAGGCGGTTGCGGATGATACCCGGATCTGCCAGCAACCTTTCCCGGTCTTTGTCTGTATAGGCAGCCACTTTTTTAATATTGAAATTGTGGTAGGCCTTCCTGAAGGTGATCTCCTTTTTCAGGATAGTTTCCCAGCTAAGTCCGGCCTGGTTGATTTCCAGGACCAGGCGGCAAAATAATTCATTGTCGTCGTTAATGGGAAAACCATACAGGTTGTCGTGGTAAGCCTTATGCAGCTCTTTTTTATGGTCTGGCATATAGGTTATGGCCCTGCAGTATGACATTGTCGGTAATATATTTAATTGTTTTTATTGCCAGTTTTTCTTTCTTTCCATTTCATCAATGATGCGTTGATTGATATCCACTTTGGCTCCCCGCAACACATAAATAGATATTTCAGGTTCCCTGGCAAGTGCATTTATCCTTTTAGCTGCCAGATATACCGTGTCGAATAAGGGAATTTCAGTCTTTCTGCCCTTGTCTTCATCATTATCCTCCTTCACCAGGATCGCATCTGTGATTTTTTGTTGTAAGGGTAACCAGTTGATATAATCAGCATTAAATGAATTTGCCCTGATCTTTCTATTGCGCATGTAATAATTGATGGCACCCGCCTGTCCATAATTGTCGCAAAGGATCAGGGTATGGTCCAGGTTTGGCAGGCTGGAACAAACCGAATCTACTTTATCAGCCAATTGTTTCCAGCCAAGCATATCGGCAAAATCCTGTGGTAATTCGTGGTCTTTGCCATCTTCCCAGCGCAGTAGGCCGAGGTCTTTATAGGGTTGTGAATTATTGCGGATCTGTTCCGGACTTTTATTGGGAAAAGCGATCTTGTAGAGTGGAATGAAAAATAGAAGAGGTATGGCTATAGTAACCGGTTGAACATATTTTTTCCATCCTGTATTTAACAAATTACCCAGGAAAACGGCACCAAACGAAATATATATTGGGTATAAGCCGATCGCATAGTAAGACTTAGCCTTAAAGTATACAAAAACAAGGAGGGTGAATGCCAGGGCCCAAAAGAAGCACCTGTATTTTATAAAAGGCGGGTAGAATAATAAAGCATGAAGTGAAGCAAAAATCACGAACAAGGCCCCTAGAAAGAAAAGTATTTGGTCTTTAAAGAAATCCCACCTGTTTACATGTACCAATTGTGTAGCTGCTAATTCCTGCATATGGTGTAAAACCGGGAAACTGTTCTGGTATTGCCAGATCAGGTTGGGGGATACGAGGACAAGTCCGAGTAATACCGCACCGTAAAAATTTTGTTGCGTTAAGATTCGGCGATGTTCAGTCAGCAGGATGGCTGGAATGAGGCCAAGGACCAGGAAAGCGATATTGTATTTATTCAAAAATCCGATAGCGAATATTATGGCACCGAAATAGAGCCATTTTGGTTGTTCTGAATGAATGTACCTGATCAGCATGTAATAAAAAGTTGTCCAGCTTAAAACATCCAGGGAATTTGGCTGGTACAGCGTGTTTAACCTGAGCAGCGAAGAGAATAATATGCAGGTTGCCCCTAATATTAAAGCGAACAGGTTACCTTTTAAGGCTTCTATGGCTTTCCATATAATTACAATAGTCAAAGCGCCAAATAAAGCAGGAAAAAATTTGACCCAAAAAACAGTATTTCCCAGCAACTGAATGATCCTGGAAATCCAGGAGGTTACCGGTGGAACGGATAAATAGCCCCATGCGAGGTGATTGCCCTGGTCCAGGTGCAGGTATTCGTCTCGTTGTAAATCATAGTCCGGACTAATTAAATAGTATTGAAGAATGAATTTTACCAGGATAAACCCTGCCAGAATAAATGACCTGTTTACTTTCATACTTGTTTTTACATGGATGACATCTGTTGCTGCTCCAAATTAATATACTTATTTCGTACAGTTCTTACCATCTGTACCTTCGGTGCAACCAGCCATCCGGTTTAATGATGTTGTTTGGCCAGTAATACGATCTGTCCTAAATGATAAGCATCGTGCTGGATGATGCCATGAAAAAGTTCATAATAGGTAAACCTGCCTGAAGGATAACTCTTTTCCAGGATATCAGGATCGAAACTGGCCAATAGTTCAAGCCAATCCCGCTGGCTCTGTTCCAGTTTTTGTAGTGTTGTTGTCCATGCGGTTTCAGAACTGTCCATGATGGGCCTGAAATAATTATCCGCGGGTGATTCCTTTATGTTGCCTTGCACCCTTTGCAATATTTCTTCGCGCCAACTGATCAGGTGGTTGATGATTTCCCATATTGAATTGCAGTTCTGCAGCACTTTTGTTGCAGCCTGTTTTGCAGTTATCTCTTGTATTACTGAAAGTATGTTGACTTCTATCCAGGAAGGTCCATGATAGAGTTGGTCCAGGAGCTTGCTTATTCTTTGCGTTTCTTTCATGGCGAATGATTTTTATGGAAATTTCACCTGTTTTGCAGCACTTAAATCTAAATATTTCCTTTCGGTATTAGCTTCCTTTTTAATTGGTGGGCACATGGACCGGACTTTTATTTACAGTCACCTCCGTTTTTTTCGCTTTAAAATTGCTTTTGTCCCAGGAATGCGTATTACCCGTCCCAGAAATTAGTAATGCCCGTCACAAATCCTGGAATTGTGCAGTTTGTTGAATTATTTTTAGTTTGCTGGTATTATTATTGCAGCTCAAGCATCATTCATGCTGAACAGAGGGAAGGACCCGCGCGGAGATTTCGGGTAATCCCTGGATCCAAAACATGCAGTTCGCGCTTGGTTACTTCGCAAATGTGATGCAGTTCACGCAATTTTCTCTTGGTTTTACGTAGGTATTTAGGCACTTTCTATATGGTTTTCCGTAGGTCTGCAGGCTCTTTGCGGCGCTTTGTTGTCTCTTTTCAGGCAAATTCAAGGCACTTTCCCGGCTCTTTCATGGCTCTTTCCCCATACTCCCTCACTGATGCAATATTTTCTATCCTGTGCTAAACCTGGTTATCTTTTAAAATGCATCGATCCAGGGCAATATGCGGGACTTGCCGTAGTGTCAGTGCAACTGCCAGGCCCATTATAATTGCAGCCTATTCTTTTGCCGGCATTCCTTGTTTGAGTTTTCTTTCTGAGCAACTTATAATTAAAATTCCATGGTAGGTTTTTAAATTAGTTGCAGCAAATCCGCCCGGTAGCCCATTTCCTGAATATTTCCAGGCTTCGCCTGGACCATCCTTCCTGTATACCCCGTCCCATTGTCCGGCAAATACAGTAGTATGATTTTTCGTTACGTTGAAAGTATATAAGCCTTTCGGTAATCCGCTTTGGATACTTTGCCAACTTTTACCTCTGTCGGCAGAAGAAAATAATTCATTGTAGGCCATTGCATAAATGGTATTTTCAGATGAGCTGATATTATGCAATGAATGCCCTGGAAATACTTGTTTCCAGTTTTTTGAATTTCCTGCTGGTGTATATATTCCTTTATTTGTTGCAATATAAATCGTTCCATCAAGTTCAGCTATCCCGTTTACTTGCAATGAACTTTGGCCGTATTCAAATTTCCATTTTTTAAGTACTTCATTGTAAGAATACAAACCATCATTTGTGCCTGCATATAGTGTATTGTCAATTTCAGCAAATTTCCGGACAGTTAAATTGCCAAGTCCTGAATTTTTTGAAGTCCAGTTTTTTCCTTGGTTTGTTGAGGAGAAAATCCCACCAAATTGCGTCCCAACAAAAATTTCGTTCTTAAAAAAAATCAGGCCACCTGGATTACTTTTTATAATCTGTTCGTCAGTTGGAATGCTAAGCCATTTATTCGCCTTGAAATCAAAAATAAATATCCCGTCTTCTTTTGTGGCAAGGCCAAGCATGGAGGTTGAAGCAGCAATACCACCTAGCCCGATGCTTATTTTTTCCGGAAGGCCATCACTTGTATTTTTCCAGGTCATCCCTTTATCCCTGGAAAAATAGACTATTCCTTCAGCCCCTTTATCCTGGCCATTACAGGAATTTAAAATTGACAACAGAAGTATTAGTAGCGTATTTTTCATTGTTTTAATTAGATTGCCATATGACGATACCTTCATACCTGAGACCCGGCGATACAATTGGACTTGTTTGCCCTGCTGGTTTTATGCTGCCCGAAAAATGGCAGACCTGTATGGAACAGCTACAGCAATGGGGCTATAAGATCAAGCTGGGCAAAACCATGCATAGCAGCTCCACCAATTATTTTTCCGGCACCGATGAAGAACGCCTGGCTGACCTTCAGGCCATGCTCGACGACCGGTCATTAAAGGCGATCCTTTGCGGTCGCGGTGGCTATGGCATAAGCCGCATTATCGACAAGGTCAATTTCAAACAATTTGCCAAACACCCGAAATGGGTCATCGGTTTCAGTGACATCACTGTATTGCATGCCTGCATCAACCGCCACCTGAAAATTGCCACCCTGCACGCCCCGATGGCAGGGGCTTTCAATGATGAAGGCTATTCACTGCCTTATGTGCAGTCACTTCGTTCTGCCCTGCAAGGAAGAAAAGCGAAATATAAAACACAACCGCATCATTTTAACCAGCCTGGTACCGCAACTGCACCGGTTGTAGGCGGTAACCTTAGCCTGGTTGCACACCTTGTTGGTACGCCATCAGCCTACAAAACAAAAGGACGTATCCTTTTCCTCGAAGACGTTGGTGAATATCTCTACAATATCGACCGCATGTTCATCCAGCTCAAAAGAGCCGGGGTCTTTGATGGACTGGCCGGACTCATCATCGGCGGCTTTACCGATAATAAAGATACGGAAAGGCCTTTTGGAAAAACAGCATATGAGATCATCCGCGAGCATTTTCAGGAATATAAATACCCCATTTGTTTTGATTTCCCTATCAGTCACGCCATAGAAAACTATGCGATCAAAGTTGGGGCTACTTACCAGTTGAAAGTCAGTCCTAAAACAGTACGGCTGGATGAAGCCTAAAAAAAGCCACCTGCACCTGCAGATGGCTTATCGTACTTACTACTACTAATCAGGAATTAGGCCAGGGTATTATTTTACCAGGATCATCACCCAACTCAGTCACTATTGACATACCCGCCAATATGGGCCCGGGAATACATTTGCAAACACAAATTTACGCCTTTCCATATATTTATTGAATTGATTAAATTTATGATTTCATAGGCAAAATCTATATCATGACCCTGGTTCAATTGGAATATATACTGGCCGTTGATGAGTACCGGCATTTTGCCGCCGCCGCTGCGCATTGTTATGTCACGCAGCCAACTTTAAGCATGCAGATCCAGAAACTGGAAGCTGAACTGGGCATCAAATTATTTGACCGCAGCCGCCAGCCGGTGGTGCCTACCCCGATAGGGGAAGTGATGCTGGATCATGCCCGCCAGATCATGAAAGAAGTGAGCCAGCTGGAAGACGTGATCAAGGAAAAACAGGGCCTCATCCACGGCGAACTCAGGCTGGGAATTATTCCCACACTGGCGCCTTACCTCTTACCCCTCTTCCTGCAGAGTTTCCTGGACCGTTTCCCCGAAGTGCAGTTGAAAGTGAAGGAAATGACCACCGACCTCCTAGTGGATGCCCTGTTAAAGGGCCAGATCGATATGGGCCTGGTGGTGACACCATTACAGAATAATGCGATCAGGGAAACACCCCTGTTTTATGAAGAGATGATGGCCTATGTTTCCAAAAAGAATGCAGCCTTTAAAAAGACCTATATGCTGGCCAACGATATTGATGTTCATGAATTGTG comes from Flavihumibacter fluvii and encodes:
- a CDS encoding ROK family protein — translated: MQDKLVIGIDLGATNIRGGLVSGNVITNAHGKPIRSHGTKEEVLQDIFDITDQLVNEKVAGIGIGVPSVVDLAEGIVYDVQYIPSWKEVPLKKLMEERYKVPVFVNNDANCFALGEFYFGKGIGAEHMIGLTLGTGIGAGVIINKRLYAGPNCGAGEFGMADYLDHHYEYYASGQFFQNVYHTDGQIVHKRAQAGDPRSLQWYAEMGTHLGNTIKLVLYAYDPPLIVFGGSVRLAYPFFQKTMWERINTFAYTRTLKRLRIELSELQNSGILGAAGLYYDAEK
- a CDS encoding alpha/beta fold hydrolase, with amino-acid sequence MGIRSCFVVVACWLCVSGFAQNNKSGHFTSFDSTRIYYEVKGNGFPVLLVHGFTGTGEDWKKIDLYNQLVTCGFSVITVDLRGNGKSDKPHDSIAYLNDAEAKDLMGLIHSLGFKNYFALGYSRGSIILARLLVLDKHIQATVLGGMGADFTNPQWPRRIAFYNALMNDTTVAFAPFYKRIKENNLDQLALAYQQYGQPSTSKEELGRIRQKVLVVCGVEDKDNGKGQELAALIPNAWFVETPGTHGSAWHTPEFSATVVSFLQQNK
- a CDS encoding S66 peptidase family protein; translated protein: MTIPSYLRPGDTIGLVCPAGFMLPEKWQTCMEQLQQWGYKIKLGKTMHSSSTNYFSGTDEERLADLQAMLDDRSLKAILCGRGGYGISRIIDKVNFKQFAKHPKWVIGFSDITVLHACINRHLKIATLHAPMAGAFNDEGYSLPYVQSLRSALQGRKAKYKTQPHHFNQPGTATAPVVGGNLSLVAHLVGTPSAYKTKGRILFLEDVGEYLYNIDRMFIQLKRAGVFDGLAGLIIGGFTDNKDTERPFGKTAYEIIREHFQEYKYPICFDFPISHAIENYAIKVGATYQLKVSPKTVRLDEA
- a CDS encoding DNA-3-methyladenine glycosylase I, translating into MSYCRAITYMPDHKKELHKAYHDNLYGFPINDDNELFCRLVLEINQAGLSWETILKKEITFRKAYHNFNIKKVAAYTDKDRERLLADPGIIRNRLKVNAAIENAKTILLLQKEYGSFEKWLSHQHPRTKEEWVKLFKKTFKFTGGEIVNEFLMSIGYLEGAHSPDCTIYKKVLKAKPMWQKGKEKQSR
- a CDS encoding porin family protein, which translates into the protein MKQFIVSAGLLVTILICSIQLKAQDNMSLGPIAGFGHSWISGGDNKYQPSGNVGLTFTYSPIAHLGLGADLLYSIEGGKRQSGANNIITRADYIRVPLKVKYFFGQYGDRLRPKIEIGPSFGFLVGGHQVVETVDKGEQLSRSNTKDIANGFDVGITAGAGLNYRLMQGTWLLADISYYHGLTNIYQNSALDGRNRNIGFNLGVAFGIGKAVK
- a CDS encoding glycosyltransferase family 39 protein; protein product: MKVNRSFILAGFILVKFILQYYLISPDYDLQRDEYLHLDQGNHLAWGYLSVPPVTSWISRIIQLLGNTVFWVKFFPALFGALTIVIIWKAIEALKGNLFALILGATCILFSSLLRLNTLYQPNSLDVLSWTTFYYMLIRYIHSEQPKWLYFGAIIFAIGFLNKYNIAFLVLGLIPAILLTEHRRILTQQNFYGAVLLGLVLVSPNLIWQYQNSFPVLHHMQELAATQLVHVNRWDFFKDQILFFLGALFVIFASLHALLFYPPFIKYRCFFWALAFTLLVFVYFKAKSYYAIGLYPIYISFGAVFLGNLLNTGWKKYVQPVTIAIPLLFFIPLYKIAFPNKSPEQIRNNSQPYKDLGLLRWEDGKDHELPQDFADMLGWKQLADKVDSVCSSLPNLDHTLILCDNYGQAGAINYYMRNRKIRANSFNADYINWLPLQQKITDAILVKEDNDEDKGRKTEIPLFDTVYLAAKRINALAREPEISIYVLRGAKVDINQRIIDEMERKKNWQ
- a CDS encoding YqhA family protein, with translation MSKIIRFCISIIVSLVLLNGLLFMIMGIYRSIHAYMILAHGRVEDKPGVMIAESLDSFLIALFFVIFALGIAKLFLPKTNFMNGYELPWLNIENFSQLKYIMWEMLLTTIFVYYVSKIVIAENQLEWTMLIFPGSILMLAVAFKLLKQSH
- a CDS encoding MFS transporter, whose product is MNRSYYTVGLIMLTFFVISFLTNIIGPLVPDIIKGFDLSLTLVALLPFAFFIAYGVMSIPTGMMLERYKEKKVMVAAFVVSFLGSLMLALFPNYLSAVLSLFLIGCGMAMLQVVINPLLRTSGGEEHYAFNSILAQLIFGLASFVSPLVYSSMVSRLQGPSITTGMMALLQKNTPGHLPWISLYWLFAVISLAMIVIIIFSRFPKVELSQDEKAGTIQTYIDLFKKRVVVLYFFGLFCYVGTEQGVANWISQFLSTYHGYDPQKTGAEIVAYFWGLMTAGGVLGLLLVKLMDSRKVLILFSVLALVSLTVALFGPGNWALVAFPMFGFFASVFYPIIFSLALNSVTEHHGSFAGILVTGIVGGAVIPLIVGWLGDLLGLRYGMLFIYITMGYILSIGFWARPIVTNKTISRRKKESIS
- a CDS encoding hydrogen peroxide-inducible genes activator, with product MTLVQLEYILAVDEYRHFAAAAAHCYVTQPTLSMQIQKLEAELGIKLFDRSRQPVVPTPIGEVMLDHARQIMKEVSQLEDVIKEKQGLIHGELRLGIIPTLAPYLLPLFLQSFLDRFPEVQLKVKEMTTDLLVDALLKGQIDMGLVVTPLQNNAIRETPLFYEEMMAYVSKKNAAFKKTYMLANDIDVHELWLLEEGHCFRSQMLNLCELQQAHKDLLLFEYEAGSLETLKRMVETNRGITILPELATYDLSSSQQRLIRHFKSPAPMREVSLITATTFVKEKQLQALKEVIMLNIPDKIRKNKAKNVVPVN
- a CDS encoding DinB family protein yields the protein MKETQRISKLLDQLYHGPSWIEVNILSVIQEITAKQAATKVLQNCNSIWEIINHLISWREEILQRVQGNIKESPADNYFRPIMDSSETAWTTTLQKLEQSQRDWLELLASFDPDILEKSYPSGRFTYYELFHGIIQHDAYHLGQIVLLAKQHH
- a CDS encoding WD40/YVTN/BNR-like repeat-containing protein, with amino-acid sequence MKNTLLILLLSILNSCNGQDKGAEGIVYFSRDKGMTWKNTSDGLPEKISIGLGGIAASTSMLGLATKEDGIFIFDFKANKWLSIPTDEQIIKSNPGGLIFFKNEIFVGTQFGGIFSSTNQGKNWTSKNSGLGNLTVRKFAEIDNTLYAGTNDGLYSYNEVLKKWKFEYGQSSLQVNGIAELDGTIYIATNKGIYTPAGNSKNWKQVFPGHSLHNISSSENTIYAMAYNELFSSADRGKSWQSIQSGLPKGLYTFNVTKNHTTVFAGQWDGVYRKDGPGEAWKYSGNGLPGGFAATNLKTYHGILIISCSERKLKQGMPAKE
- a CDS encoding OmpA family protein, whose translation is MQINIRMMLIGASVISIGFGACKTMNNTKKGVLIGAGAGGVVGAGVGKAAGNTAVGAIVGAAVGGVTGGIIGRNMDKQAKEMESIPGAKVERVGEGINVTFDSGVLFPTDGSSVSSGAQGKLDELATILAKYPDTYVLVEGHTDATGTRSYNKKLSHKRAASVSEYLKERNIKDSRVRSAWYGEDQPKYPNDTDANMAQNRRVEFAIYANEEGVRKAKEAAGS